DNA sequence from the Coccidioides posadasii str. Silveira chromosome 5, complete sequence genome:
AGTGCAGCAAAGCAGAGTGAGATATCAACTCTGCTTGCAAATGTTATTATTTTCTTGGACAAACTCTCTTCACATCCTGATTTGGACGTGCAGGAGCGCGCTCTTGAATTTCTGGAACTTTTCCATATCACTGCAGAAGCAATTTCCACAGCAGACCCTGGAGGGGACGAGGGCCCTCTACTTTTATATTCAGCCATTCCTAGGCTCTTCTCTGGTCTTGATCTCAACCCAGTTGCTGCCGATGCTCAGAGGAAGGTACCAGTACCAAATACCTTAGATCTGGAATCGGTGCTTGATGAGAACGTACCTTATATCTTGAGAGAATCAGAGAATAGTCGTCTCGGTTGCTGTGGTCAGAATGATCTCAACTTTTTCTATCATGTACAATTGCCTTCTCCTAGCGGAAAACCGCTCCCGAAGGAGACTCTGGCATGGGGGAAGTTGCAACCTACATCGTACCAAAACCTATCGGATGACATTGTTGATACAACGGAGGTAGCAAGACGACGGGCAGAACGGAAAGAACGGAATGATGATGACCCTTTTTACATACGACAGAAGGACAACCTTTCCGGACCATCCTCTCCATTGCATCACGCAGACCACAATGTCAACAGTGAAAACATCGACATTGATTCAATACCCATAGTTGATCTGGCTCTTGAGAGTGCCCAGGCGCTCGAGGCACGCCAAGGACCAAAAGCTGTTGATCGCCATGAGAATGTCGAAATCATAGCTGACGAAACCATTGACTTATGTGAGAGTCCTTCGAACGAAAAATTGCTCTTTCGGTCAGGCAGAGCGAGGAAGCCGCTGCTTGAAGTGGATTCAAGTAGGCTCGGCCGTCTCCCGcttgaagaaaagaatgaCACTAGTCACCATGTTAATCAATTGGCACACAAAGAGTTTGAGGCTGTAGAGATGGCCGAGGCCATGGCAAGAATCGAAAGGGTTCGATTAGAAATGCAACGTGTTTCTGAACGCATACACATTGATGAAGATATACCTCCGGAAGGTACCCTAGTGAAacggaaaaagaaaaagaaaggtcCTGACTCAGTGAATCAGAAACACACCAAGGGGTTAGTGGTCAACTACAATATGCATGGAGATGATGTGGCAGaatccaaaaagaaaaagaaaaagaaaaagaaaaaacaaacCACCAAGAAGGAAACCCCTTTGTCACCAGGCTGAGCTTATTGAGAGCATCTTGAAGTTTGCATTTTGAACAATCAAGTTGCTAGAGTACTGTATGGAACTGTAACAGGCAACTTTCTCCTTGTCAATACCACAGCAGTGATTTTCTTACCCACAACGAAAGCTTTTGTCACTTGATAGCTTTTGGTCTATAACAGACACATTATTAACATGGCTCATGTTCCATGCGTAACTTTTCACTCAATGCAAAATGTAGGCTCAATAAGACCTACAACCGTAACAGGAACTAATAAATATTTGGGATGAAAGTTTACCAAAATTTATTTACCAACAGATCAAAGCCAGCTAAAAAGACAAAGGTGATTGATATCAATGTTAACTTGTCCATCGACTAATCAATGATGATATCAAACCCCATAATTCTGGAATGACCCGTACTAGTTCAAACATAACACCACCACACACAACAAATGCAAGCACAACTATAATAGATATCATCAATTCTATGTCATGGGGTGTGGAAAGACAGAATGTGAACCAGAAGAATTGCATGAACATACCGACCCAGCCTGTTGAGAGAGATGCCTTTGGCTTTATCTTTGCCTTTGAAATGTTCTCTGGTTTGCCTCGCTTGGCAGTTTCATTCTTTGCGTATCTTTCATTTGCTCTTCGTTGTTGTGGAGTCTGAGCCTGGGTTGTGGAATTCAGTCAGTTAATGTTTGATGGCACCCTAGATAAGGGGGACTATACCATTGTGCTAGAGGTAGAAGAGCCAACTCTTTCAAATTTCAGTGTTCAATTGGCCTTATTGTTGGCGTAGAGTGTAGTTAAATATGTGTGTGTCTGATGATCAATGAAAGCGAGTTGGGTTGATATAATATGATGTTGCCCACCAAGAAGGGAAATTGCCAGTTGTCCTTTTCACTCAAACCATTTCCTGAACAGCTGTGGCATACAGGTCATTGATAGACAGCGAGGGGATGATGTCACTGCCTAAGCCCAATAACTTTCAATAAAGAGCAATGAATTATTTACAGCAGCAGTTGTCAAAAGAGCAAGTTACTTCCCACCAGGAACCACAATCAGCTGTCCTGGGGTTATTACAGAAGGGCATAGGCGCCAGCCTGCCAATTTTCAGAATTGACCAGATTTTATTTCAACAGGCCAACCAGGTGTAGTTTTTTGGAGACGCACACAAAGCTCTTTCACAACAGATTTAGCATCTTTATGTAATCACTGGGAAAGTTTTTAACTTTTTATTGAAGCTCAGGCAGGTTGGTATCTGAAAGAGATAAGTTGACGATCTGAGATGACTTAAAGAAATACAGGATGGCTGTGAGGGTCAAAGCACATTGAAAATTTATTTTAGTGTCATAGTAAGCTAAggatgtactctgtacagagtacttggGATTGTATAACCACCTGATGACATGACCGCAGAGCGCTCACAAATTTTCAAACCTCAATTGAGCACAGGCTCATAAGCTCATTGCAGGAGTGTGCTTGTAGTGAACTTCTCCAAGCTATTTAGGGTAAGTTAATATCCAATTATGAATTTATCATCATAATTTCCAGCAACCAAAAGCATATTCTAAATGTAATTCATTATTTTGCATGCTAAACTTCAACATGTTGCAATTTGTGTGTTGCTAACTGATGAAGTTTGTGGACAACATCCACTGGAGGAAGATCACTCTCCTTGCCTTCAGATTTCACATCTATCAACTCCAAAAGGCGTTTTGAACTCTGAAAGATATCAATCTTAGCAACTAGAACCAAACCACAATATAACGATGGAAACAAAAAGATAGGAGGAATTATGAGCTCACCAGCTGTAGGCCAATATACCCCCTGACATAGCCATCACAAAGTTCAATACTTCGACAAAAGCGTTTAACAGACTCAGCTAAAACCCTAAGGGCTGCTTCTGTATTGCTTGATAAAACTGTTGATTTGTACAACATCTCACCTAGTCTCGCATGTAGCTGGCAATCGTATGAGTCAAACCAGGAAATTTAGCTAGGATGGTGGCAACGTACATTCCATGCATTTGGAACAACAAGAAGGGCCTCTTCAAGGCAAAAAATAGCCTGAGCGTGTAACCCTTGACATTCGTAGAGGCTTGAAAGCTCGCACCAAGCGTCAGCGTCTGTGGGGAACGCATCGAGGAACTCGACGAGAGCAGAAATTGCATCGGTATTACGTGCCATAGAGCGCAAAAGCGCGACACGACGCTTCAATATAGGCTGCGATAACTGCACTTAGACAATTTGAAGTTTCACATCAGTAAAACCGAGAGGTGTAACGGACCACATTTACAGGATTATCTTTCAGCACAAGATCATAACCCCTCAATATGCTCTCCAGAGCCGCTTCGTTCTCGGCAAGGGCCTCCTCATAGAGTCCCCGTAGTCCCATCACGCGTTCGTTCGCCGGTCCGAATCGGGTCGTCATGCGCTGTAAGCAATCCAAAGCGCATTTATCGTCTTTTGTCGCCAAGCAGGCCACCAGGAGATTCTCATAGTTCGCCCAGAGCTCCGGAGTCTCCGGTTTTGAAAAAAGGGTTAGAGGAAACAGGTGAGAACCGGGGGGATTTCTAAGGATAGCCGGAGCTTGCTGGGAAAGGTCCAACAAACTGTGGATATGGGATGACCTCAATTTCATCTGTGAATGGGCTGGAGTAAAGTCCATGCTTGCACTGGTGTTTAGCCTTGTGGTCAACTTGTAAGCCCAATAATTTGATCTTCAAGTATTTATCAGCAGTAAATCCAcaatatgtacggagtaccttgTTGTGAACTTGCAAACCAACTACTCTGCACAGATGTCttttgtatgtatgtacatccACAGGTTTTCAAGTTGTTTTTCATCTAGAATGGTAACAGCATCTAAAAAGTAGACAGCAAGAAGGTAGTTGCTCTAGAATTATTACACTTACAACATGCTGGATGTTTCACCACAAGTTTATTTTAACTAAGTTGATTATGACAGAGTACAGAGAacaaagtacagagtactccgtacatctaCTGTTAACGCTATGGagtaattaaataaatgtagTTACTTGAGAGATATATTGTTAGAGTTATCTAGTTTGAAAGCAGCAATAGCTTTAATCAAATAACAAAACACAGTACGAGTATGATCCTGGctaattattttatataatAGAAGACTATCAAGTTTGTATGGGTTGCcaactacagagtactctgtacgaaGTGGTGCAAAATTTTGATTTTACGGTGCCAAGAAGTCACATCTTTTGCATACAACAAATTTACAAATTTTGTCAGACTGATCTGTACAGAGTTTATGTAGTCTACTTATAGAGTACTTTGCTAGTTAAATCTGTTCACCAGCCAGTCAAAATAGCTCTGGAAAATTGAACTTTTAACTTCTGAGAAGCTCAAACCTCCTTTTTCGATTCTGCATAGAGTGCGATCTCTCCCATTTCCAAAGCCCCTAGTCATTAGATGCTGAATAGAGATATTACAATGGCGAAGGGTGATGAGAAGCCCTTTCATGAAGATTTGATGCAGGTATGATGGCAATTTCACATGGTCGAAACTAGCTAATCTTAGAAACCACATTTCATTAACTAACTATGTAATTGTTCTAGGCTTTTGCTTACCTTGCAGAGTAAGATAGACCTTGACTGCTACCAACTTTCCACGACTTGGGTCTTGATTTCTGGCCAGAGTTTCGCGCTTGGTGGGATTTGATATCAGACCAGTTAATTACAAATATCTAGGGGCGAACAAACAGCACTGGCGCTCGAAAATCGGCTTTCCGATCTCGAAACGAAAATTGATTCTCTGCTTGTAGCGATAGAAGGGGGCCACGATGTATATACTGGGCGGTCTGATTCTAAGAGTCATGCGGTAGAATTCTGCCGCAACGGGTCTCCATTAGACGGTCGAACCTCAGTTTCGAATAAAGATCCGAGGTGAAACCGGCCATTTGCATCTTTCACCTCAACGCCTTTTTCAGTTACGATAGCATCGATCAGGGCAGCCGGAGTCACATCGAACGCGGGGTTCCACACGTTGATTCCATCCGCTGCAATCTTTATGTTTTCCATTACTATGTTCCCGCACTCATCCCCACGCTCTCGTGGTCCAGTAATTGTTGTGACTTCAGAATGTGGGCGTTCCTCAATTACAATATCTTTCCCAGTCCTTGTGCCCATATCGATGGTTGTACGAGGAGCTGCAACCACAAATTTAACCCCATGGTATTTCGCCAGAACCGCCAGTGTGTAGGTTCCGATTTTGTTCGCTGTATCACCATTGCTTGCGACGCGGTCGGCACCGACCACAATCGCGGCGATACTTTGCCCCATCTTTGCAAGAAGCTGTCCCGCCATGGAATCGGTTATCAGGGTGGCGGGAATTTGATCACTAACCAACTCGTAGGCAGTCAAGCGTGCCCCTTGGTTGTATGGACGCGTTTCTGTACAATAGGCATGACATAACTGGGATTTCTCATGAAGGTGACGAATGATACCAAGAGCAGTACCATAACCCGCAGTGGCTAACGATCTATAGCACGCAAAACTTATGGTTAGCGTATTAGTTCTGATTTGGGTGGTCGTCTCTAAAATGGTGGAAGCATAGCTCCCACAAAGCTTACCCAGTATTGCAGTGTGTTAATATGCAAAGCTTGGAATCTTCAACTCCAGAAGGGGTGTTTGCAACAATCCAGTTGGCACCATGTTCGCCAATTGAGCGATTGTCAGCAACATCGTGGACTAGCATGTTTTCTGCATACGCTATGAAAGACATTGCTATTTCTTCCCCGGAGCAAGTAAGTGTTCGAGTTTTCTGCTCCAGCACAGACTTCATCTTTCTCACACTGTCACTTAAATTCACAGCGGTTGGTCGGCTTGTGGCAAGATAATCCAGCTTCTCTTCAATATATACCCTGGTGTCTTCGGCATTCTTTGAAATCTTTTGCTGTGACACCAAGCCCGACATTTCAACAGCTAGAGACAGCATGGCTACGATGGCTATTGCAGGTGCCCCTCGCACATGCATTTCCTTAATCGAATGCCACCCATCTTCTGCGGACCTGATGGGAATAAAACGAGTGACATGAGGCAGCAGGAGCTGGTCAATAATTAAAAGATGACCTCGCTTGTACCTAATAGCCTCGAGTGCAGAAGTCATGTTGGTCCGGCTCCTgaaaataacaaaaaagataaaagGCGTTGTGATGAGGTGAGAAAATAAACCTTTCACAGTGAACTCTGACACATGGTGAACTCGGACACTTTTGCACGTGATGTAGTCTGATTTTTCAGCACCAATCAAATCTCTCAGTCTTCATTATTGTACATTTATTTCACAGCAAAAACTGATTTTGACTGCTTCAGCAGTAAAGAATCAAGAATTAAGTCAATAAAGAGCTCCTATATTATATAATGTTTCTCTTTTAAGTTTAAATAATTATATTTCTTGTTGTATGAATAAAAAGGTAGCTGatttaaagaaataaaagttaTTAATTTCTGAAGAAGCTGCTATTGTAAAATAAGTttttttataaataaatataatctttcttcttgatattctatTATATAAAGCATGGGGATCTTTTTTTTGAGAAACAAataaatagaatcttaaAAACTATTGAACAAGACAGAACACCAATTTTTGCAAaataatattctgaattaaaGTCTAAATTTATACAAAAATTCAACTATAAATAATCTCTTTATAAAGATTTAAAGATTATACAAAAGCAGTTTAATTTagtgaagaagattatagaaaaatataaaatattatttaagaataatataatataaataaGATTAAATTTGCAATAAAAATCATTTTTACTTATATAATTATTAacaatttcaaaaaaaaattgttTAAAGTTACTGCAGCTAGAAAACTAAAAATAAATAAcagtaattaatataattaatGTATTAAAATAAGCTCTAGCTTCTGTaattatattcaagagaaaGAATTCAGACTTCTTCTTTATGTAAAGCTTAAATTTTTGTTATAAACATAAATTAATTAAGTACCAGataacatcagatgttcagaagAACTTATATAACTCTTCAAcactgaatgtataagaattataAGATTTGCATAGATTATAAGAATCTTAGCATTCAGttttctagttagagaatctttaTATTCTATACATGACTTTCtcttatcagttgcaggtattgaatctacttagctcttttatacTCTAAATTCTagaaaaatctatataatttgtaTTCAGTtttctaatattctgaatacttcaacatataattctttaagttaatataatactaacaagatctacaagataaaCCATAACAATATTTTAGATTGCAAACTCAATAGAGACAGACATTAATAtagagaaaataaatattaataaagatgctaGTAGCAGTAAAGCAATCATCAGTAAAATATCAGTTAATAATAcagataacaaagatatattcttgaatatattagataaaatcagaagaaaaaagacttttaaaggaaaaaaatatatttataAAAAAATCTAgcaaatatatataaacagAACAAAATATACAAACTGTAAAAGTAAATTAAATATAACTACTAACTAGCAaataataatctttttttaaaGTTTGTCTTGCAGATACAATTAACAAAAAAAtcagataattttgataATATAAAATTTCTAAAGATATCTTATTACTATAGTAAATTGCTTGATAAGTGCAAGTTATAATTAGTCTTAATAAGATAGCAAttttgcctgagaaaattaCTATAAAAAATTATCAGATGTAGTCAAAATTAATTAGATATTCAGctatttttataataaatttcagatgcattagcagatgttaaagatagagagagaataattACTCatattataaaataaattcaAGAGATAATGTGagaataatattaaatttaAAATAgcttatattattattattattattattattatttgttaTAGTCTTATACAGTCAGtaactataaagactacctaacagcttctctgttagaatttacttagtatacattgtagaaactgaataaagaaaaaaattcaaagtatttcaatgcaatatgagatgttctctctccacaaaagtcaaatatcagatagagcataatattaattttaaagaaaaataataattcttgtagcaatgtaatacaaatcaaaagaaaataaaattagcatatttggaaaagccactgtctagtagctattccagtacatttcagaaataaaactagccattTTAAGTCTAAttcactttcaaaaataaaatttaaaaatagttgagaaatatcaagttcttgttgaatttttcttctttcagtataataagctgagcagtctaataataaatgctttggatttttaacacaattacagaaatagcataaattggaagagtagtcagataatcttattagataaaatctgaaatatccataaccaagctttaattagcaaatagttaatcatatcttcttagatatagaaagagtagatgctttccacctgggttttattttaaattgaaagtagtaatttgtagaactttctctattaaaaagatcttcaaatcactctatcattgcttgttcttttatttgtctttttatataagtaagagatatatatctttcagaacaaactTAATTCAATTCTGTAGTtttttttgctgctagatcagcttcttcatttccatgtatatttacatgtgcaggaacccaatgaagatgtagattaatttgctgatttttaatagacttagcagtttttcttatagattgaagataatataagccagaattaagatcttgattcatgagtctctgaatagcagcttgactgTCAGAAAACatccagatatctgatattgatcttgattaagactgagagatagaacttgctaatttaaatgctttatctatagcaaacagttctgcatcaaagacttcaagatattttcctagattccatgaaaatctaatattatcttgtagattgtatacaccagcaccagcatattgactttcttcagctttggatccatctgaatagaggattaaagatctatttatctagatttttaattttatttatgtgactatctttagctgttttcttgtctgaattttcaatttgaatatctatcaaatcagctagattttcagaacaagatgcattctattttgctttgattctctctgtttttagagaagataatatatttgaaatcattaaacaaattctgaatagttgacttggatatctcttttgtttattgatttttcttctttttctttttcttttagttgatgtttgtacaatatatttattatttaattctgattgattccaatctaaaaacctttctcaatcaagatcaacaccattattataagatggaaagctagaagatactttttttctgattgcatattcttctggtatttttaatagtctataagcatagtttctatataatctattaaatcttactttagcaggaggaatagcagcttcaatctctatagcataaattggagaagttttaaaagcttctagaatcttcattaaagcagagttttgaagtttctcatacttataaagaagattcttttgattcttccaccaaatcTGAACACCATAATCAGCTATtgaagtaatacaagctatataaagttgtcttatagcttgaaaagtaagatctttttcagtatttgaaagtctgattatttgattaagaactctttcagcagctgatatcttaatttTAATATGATTCTTAAAAGTAAAACTATTGTTAAGCCAAATACCTAACTATCTTactagcttttttggtttaaacacttgatcatgtagtttaactgagttatCTTCACTAAATAATTTAGTAAAGTAGATTAACTCAGTTTTTTCCATATTAAATTGaactacatgagaatcttgtctattagacattacttgtaaagctttatctaacttaaagtagttttcttctaataagaaagagaagacaacaagttcagtattatctatataactagaaattctgatatctttaagatctagatcattattattcttaaaaagaaatatagtatatatagagaaaagtaTTGGAGATAAAGATGAATCTTGAGgaatttcaatatttatagatattttttcttgttgtttctcaccatcaaaaatcagttagatttttcttgtttgcataaaatgaaaaatccatatagctagtgatttaggtagttgcaaatcagagaagaccTTTAAGAGTCTATTTAGTGAAACATAGTcaaatgcttcttttatatcaataaaaagagctgaggTTATCAATTTATTAACTTTTGCTAATTAAATATTATGTACTAAGCTTATTACAGCATCTATAGTAGAGCATtacttcttttctccaaactgatcaa
Encoded proteins:
- a CDS encoding uncharacterized protein (EggNog:ENOG410PTK3~TransMembrane:1 (i37-57o)) produces the protein MAQTPQQRRANERYAKNETAKRGKPENISKAKIKPKASLSTGWVVVLAFVVCGGVMFELVRVIPELWGLISSLISRWTS
- a CDS encoding uncharacterized protein (EggNog:ENOG410PKJ2~COG:S~BUSCO:10115at33183); this encodes MDFTPAHSQMKLRSSHIHSLLDLSQQAPAILRNPPGSHLFPLTLFSKPETPELWANYENLLVACLATKDDKCALDCLQRMTTRFGPANERVMGLRGLYEEALAENEAALESILRGYDLVLKDNPVNVPILKRRVALLRSMARNTDAISALVEFLDAFPTDADAWCELSSLYECQGLHAQAIFCLEEALLVVPNAWNLHARLGEMLYKSTVLSSNTEAALRVLAESVKRFCRSIELCDGYVRGYIGLQLSSKRLLELIDVKSEGKESDLPPVDVVHKLHQLATHKLQHVEV
- the MRI1 gene encoding S-methyl-5-thioribose-1-phosphate isomerase (EggNog:ENOG410PFRZ~COG:J~BUSCO:9745at33183), with the translated sequence MTSALEAIRYKRGHLLIIDQLLLPHVTRFIPIRSAEDGWHSIKEMHVRGAPAIAIVAMLSLAVEMSGLVSQQKISKNAEDTRVYIEEKLDYLATSRPTAVNLSDSVRKMKSVLEQKTRTLTCSGEEIAMSFIAYAENMLVHDVADNRSIGEHGANWIVANTPSGVEDSKLCILTHCNTGSLATAGYGTALGIIRHLHEKSQLCHAYCTETRPYNQGARLTAYELVSDQIPATLITDSMAGQLLAKMGQSIAAIVVGADRVASNGDTANKIGTYTLAVLAKYHGVKFVVAAPRTTIDMGTRTGKDIVIEERPHSEVTTITGPRERGDECGNIVMENIKIAADGINVWNPAFDVTPAALIDAIVTEKGVEVKDANGRFHLGSLFETEVRPSNGDPLRQNSTA